The Mycobacterium sp. EPa45 genomic interval CGGCGGATGGCAGACGTCGGTGGGCCGCGAGCTGTCCGGGCGGGTGCTCGGCGTTCTCGGGCTGGGCCGCATCGGCGCCCGGGTTGCGCGGATCGGTGAGGCATTCGGCATGCAGGTGATCGCCTGGAGCCAAAATTTGACCGCGGAGGCGGCCGCCGAGGCCGGCGCGACCTACGTCGACAAGGATGAACTGTTCAGCCGATCCGACGTGTTGACGATCCATATGAAGCTCAGCGAGCGTTCCACCGGCCTGGTCGGTGCGGCCGAGTTGGCGCAGTTGAAGCCAACGGCATTGCTGGTCAATACCTCTCGCGGTCCCATCGTCGACGAGGCGGCGCTGGTCCGGGCGCTGCGATCCACCACCATCAAGGCCGCGCTGGACGTCTTCGACACCGAGCCGCTGCCCCAGGCGCATCCGCTGCGCACCCTCGACAACGTGATCGCCACCCCGCACATCGGCTACGTCGCCGACCGGCCCTACCGCATCTTCTACCGCGACGCGGTCGCCGCCATCGGGGAGTGGTTGGACCGCCGCTGATCAGAAAGCGTTCGGGTCCTGCTGCACAGCCGCCGGTACCGGATGCTGGTAGAGCCGCGACGCGTTCTCCCACGTCACCTTGCGGATGATGTCGTCGGGAAGTCCACTGATCTGCTCGCGGATCGTGCGCTGGGTGTGCGGCCATGTCGAGTCGCAGTGCGGGTAGTCCGCCTCGAGCAGGATGTTGTCCGCGCCGATCCGGTCGTACTGGACGAACGACGACTGGTCTTCGACCGCGCAGAAGCGGAAGTTGCGGGTGAACACCTCCGCCGGGGTCAGCCTCTCACCGAGTGCCTTCCACGTTCCGTACATCTCGTGGTAGCTCAGCATGTGATCCAGACGGTCCAGCAGTCCTGCTACCCAGCCGATTCCGCCTTCCGACAAGCAGATTCGCAGCTCCGGGTAGCGGGTGCACACCCCCGAGTACAGCCAGTCGACGGCCGCGCTGATGGCATAGGCGAAAAACAGCACACCCGGCACGTCCGGCGGAGCGTCGTCGGTGGTGGACGGAGATGTGCCCGACGAACCGATGTGCAGGTTGACCACCGTCCCGGTCTCCGCGCACGCCGCCATCATCGGCTCCCAGTAACCGGAGTGGATGGTCGGCAGCCCCAGCAGCGCCGGGTTCTCGCTGAAGGTCACCGCATGGAATCCGCGCTCGGCGTTCTCGTGGATCATCCTGGCACCCACTCCCGGATCGAGCAGCCAGGGCAGCTGGCAGGGAATGATCCGGTCGGGGTAGGCCCCAGCCCACGCCTCGATGTGCCAGTCGTTCCAGGCCCGCACCGACGCCATGGCCAGGTCGCGGTCGGTGGTCACCTGCTGCAGCCGCTGGCCGGCGAACCCGGGCAGGAACGATGGGAAGTTCAGTGACGCGTACACGCCGTTGATATCCATGTCCTTGACCCGGGCATGGATATCCCAAGCACCGCGGCGCATTTCGTCGAACCGGGCCGGTTCGAAGCCGTACTCCGACACCGGCCGGCCGACGACCGCGTTGAACCCGACGTTGGGCAGCGACTGCCCGTCATACATCCAGGTCTGACCGCCGTCCTCGGTGTCGACCACCCGCGGGGCCCGGTCGGCGAACTTGCTCGGCACCCGGCCCTCGAACGTGTCCGGCGGCTCGACGATGTGGTCGTCGACGGAGATGACGGTGTAAAACCGTTCGGCGCGTTCGGGTTCGGGCAGGAACGTGACGGTGCGGTCGGCGCCGGTCTTGGCGGTGGTGAAGTTGAGGTTCGACTGCAATTCGTCGATGGAAGCCATGGGAGTTCCCTTTCAGTCCAGCACGCCGCGGTCGGCCTTGATGGTCATGCGCGCCGCGCCGGCCCAGTACACGTCGGCGGCGCGTTCGATCAGCGAGGCCCGCATGCCGACCAGGTCGCCGTGGTTCATCTTCGACGGGGTGCGCCCGCTGACCAGCACGTCGTAGGCCAGCCGGCACACCCGCTCGATGGAGACCGCCCGGTACACCGCCGCGGCCAGGTCGTGTCCGGTGGCGATCACGCCGTGGTTGGCCAGGATCACCAGGTTGGCGGAACCGATCTGACCGGCCAGTTCGGCTGCGCGCCAGGGAGTGTCGATCTCGCCGTCGTACTTCTCGACCAGATACATGTCATCGAGGAACAACGCCCCGGTCTGGTGGACGAGCTGGGGCAGCATTCCCAGCGCCGCGATGAGGCTGACGTAGTAGGGATGGTTGTGGATCACCACCCTGGAATCGGGTCGCTGCCGGTGGATTTCGGTGTGGATGTGGATGGCCGGCGTGACGTCCCAGCGGCCGCGGACCACGTGTGCGTTCTCGTCGACGACGCAGATGTCGGATGCGGTCAATTCCTGCCACCACAGCCCCCACGGGTTGACGTACATCTCGGAGCGAGGCTTGTCCGAGCGACCATCCGGCCCGGTCTGGCCATCGGGCTGCCAGGTGATGTGGCCGGCCATGTTCTCGGCGAAACCGATCTCGGCGAGGTGGCGGAACGCGATCGCCATCTTCTGCTCGTCGGTGAGGTCGACGCCGATGGGCGGCGTCTTCGACGGGGCCCAGACTCCCAGGCCGCCCCGGCGCACTTCCGATGTGCTCATGATCGCTCCAGTATCGAGTGGATGGTTTCCCGGAGTTGGCCTTTGGCGATCTTTCCGCCGGAGGATCGTGGCAGCTCGTCGAGCACCTCGAGTCGTTCGGGCAGCAATTCCTTGGAGACCCCCTGCTGCAGCAGGTGCTCGACCAGCGCGGGCAGCTCGAGGGTGTCGCCGGGATTCTTGAGTTCGGCGAACACACACACCCGCTCGCCGAACAGGGGATCGGGCATGGCCACGGCCGCGGCTACCGCGATGGCGGGGTGGCTGGCCACGACCTCCTCGACGGCGACCGCGCTGATGTTCTTACCGCCGCGCAGGATGAAGTCCGAGGTTCGGCCCGCCAGCACCAGGTAGCCGTCCTCGTCCAGGTCGCAGATGTCGCCCATCCGCATCCAGCCGTCCTTGGTGTACAGCTTGTCGTGGTCGGTGCCGCCCAGATAGCCCAGGCTGAGCGCCGGCCCGCGGCAGACTGGCTGTCCGCGACCGGATTTCGTGACGTCGTCATCGCCGTCGAACAGCCGGACCTGCATTTCGGGGACGATGCGCCCGGCGGTCCGCAACCGGTGGTGCAGCGAGTCGTTGACGGTGGTGGCACTGAGCATGCCGGTTTCGTTGGACCCGTAGAACTGCAGGATCGTGACCCCGGTCAGCTCCTCGAACTGCGCGGCCTGCGTGTATGGCAGCGGCTCCCCGCCGGTGAACACCACCCGCAGGCTGGAAAGGTCGCGCTCGCGCGAGGCGTGGTTGGCCAGGATCATCATCAATTGCGTACTCACGCAGCACAACACGGTCACACGATGACGCTCGATGGCGGCGCAGGTTGCGGCGGCGTCGAACCGCTCGATGCGTACGGTCGTCGCCCCGAGGTAGATCGGCGTCGTGTGGGAGGTCCAGATCCCGAAGCCGAACGGGGTGGGGATCACCGGCAGGACGATGTCGTCGGTCGTCAGTTCACCGTTGGCGACGGCCTTCTGGTGAAAGTAATGCCACCGATTCTGGTTGTGGACAACGCATTTCGGTAGTCCGGTGGTACCCGAAGTGGAGTTGATCAGGAAAGGGTCGTCAGGCCCCACCGGTGAGAGTCCGGACATCGAACCCGGGGAGGGCTCGATGGCGAGGTCGCCGGCGCCGATCACCACGGCCGGCACCGCAGCCTCGGCACCTGCCTGTGCGGCCTGCGGGGAGCGACCCTCGTCGCTTATCAGGAGCGAGGGTTGGGCGGTCCGCATGATCTGTGCGGCCTCCCGCACGCCGGCCCGTGCGCCGAGGCCGACACTCACCGCGCCGCAACGTTCGATCGCCACCAGCAGGACGTGAATGGCAATGCTGTCGCGGTGCCAGATCGCCACCCGGTCACCGGGCGCCACACCCCGCCGATGGAGCTGCACAGCCAGGTTGGTGGCGGCATTGTCGAACTCCGGCCAGGTCAGTGCCCGTTCGGGTGGGTCGAGGCTGAAGTCGATGTAGGCCGCTTTGTCCGGCGCCGCGGCGGCGTTGCGACGGACGCAGTCGGACAGCGTCGTGTCCGTCCACCAGCCGGCCGCCCGGTATCGCGCCGCTTCGGCACTGGTCGTGGCGGCAGCGTCGACAGCCATCACCAAATCATATGAAAATAAGGCGGCGCGTCAATGATCCCAGTGCCGGACCATCGCGGGGTCGACGGATCCCGCGGAGCCCGGGTAGTGCTGTGCGGTGATCAGATGCGCGGCGGCCAGGTCATGGGCCAGGTGCGCATCGCCGGCCTCGATGGCGTCGATCACCCGCCGGTGTTCCTCGAGGACTGCCAACCGCTCGTCGACGGGGATGGCGCCCTCATCGCTCACCCGAGTGGACCAGCCCTGTTCGTGTGCCGACCACAGCGTCTCCAGGGCCCCGGCGAGCATGATCATGGTCTGGTTCCCGCACAACGCGACCAGCGCCTCGTGGAAGCGCCGGCTGGCCGAGATCGCGCGCTGGAAGTCATCGGCGGCGTCGACGGCTTCGGCATGCAGTTCCCGCAGCGCCGGAACGACGGCGTGCCCCGGTCGGCGCGCTCGGCGCACAGAGCCGCACACGCCGGCTCCATCTGCCGTAGTGCGCCCCCGACGTCGGCCAGGCTCACGTCCTGCGATCCGAGAACCAGGCCGATCGTGTACGCGACATTCGCGGCGTTGGGCCGGCGCACCACCGCACCACCGAGCTTGCCCCGGCGCACCCGCAGCAGTCCCTCGGCCTCCAGGATCCGCATGGCTTCACGCAACGACGGCTTGCTGACCGGGAACTCCCGCAGCAGTTCGTCCTCTTTGGGAAGGATGCTGCCGTCGGCGAGCTCGCCCAACAGAATTCGCCGTCGCAGTTGATCGGCAACCTGCTCGGCGAGGCGGCGGAATTGAATCGTCGGTTCGGACACTTATTTCTGTCTGCTGGTAAGTGTGTGCATCGTACAAGGGTTGCCGGACTAGACGAGGAGAGCAGCGATGGCGACGATGATGGCAATAGGTTCGTTCGCCGGCTTGCCGATCGACGATCCGCAGGCATTGCAGGACGTCGAGATCGACATACCCGAACTGCGTCCCCGCGACGTGCTGGTCGAGGTGGCCGCGGTGTCGGTCAACCCGGTCGACATCAAACGGCGTCAGACCCTCGAGCCCAGCAGCACGCCGGTGATCCTCGGCTTCGACGCGGCCGGTGTCGTCACCGCCGTCGGGCCGGACGTCAGCACGTTGTCCGTCGGTGACGAGGTCTGGTACGCCGGCGACATCTCCCGGCCTGGCACCAACGCCCAGCTGCACGCGGTCGACGAACGGATCGTGTCGCGCAAACCGCGGTCACTGTCATTCGCCGACGCGGCGGCGTTGCCCTTGACGACGATCACCGCGTGGGAATCGCTGTTCGACCGATTCGAACTCACCCGGGAGTCACGCGGCGACTTGCTGATCATGGGTGCCGCCGGCGGTGTCGGCTCTGTGATGATCCAGTTGGCCAAGGCGCTGACCGGCGTGCGGGTGATCGGCACGGCGAGCCGCGCGGAGTCCCGCCAGTGGGCCGGCGACCTGGGCGCGGACGTGGTCATCGACCACCACAACCTGCGCAGTGAGGCGCTTGCCGCCGCGGCCGACGGCATCGACTGGGTGTTCTCGCCGCATTCGGCGGGCAACGTCGAGGACTATGCCGAGATCCTGAAGCCGTTCGGCCATGTCGTCGCGATCGACGACCCGAAGGACCTGGACCTGATGCCGCTCAAGACCAAGAGCATCGCCTGGCATTGGGAGTTCATGTTCACCAGAGCGCTGTTTGCGCTGCCGGGTCAGCAGGAGTTGCTCGCCGCAACGGCGCAGCTGGTGGATGAGGGGATCATTCGCAGCACCGTCACGAAGACGATCGACGATTTCAGCGCGGCGGGTCTGCGAGAGGCCCATAAAGCGGTCGAATCTGGCCGCATGGTGGGCAAGATTGTCGTCCGCCGATGATGGCGGGGCGGCCGACCGCACCCAAAGGCGGGTCCGCCGTCGCCGCCGGTGGCGGGCTTACTTGTGCGCGGGGCGCTTCAGCAGGAACTGAAGCCAGCGAACGTCGATCAACATGAGGTTCAACGTATGGGCCAAAATTAAGGTGGCAAGCTCTTAGCGGTAATACGTCGCTAAGAATATTTGCCAGAACGCCATTAATTTCGGCCTGGCCAGCGGTTCTGCGCGAGCCCGCGTGACGCTTTGATTGCGAGAAAGCAGCGTGAGCGTTACTTCCCGGAAGCCGCTCCGTGGTCATCGACGCGGGACCGTTCGACGCTCGACCAGTAGCTGCGCTCCCGCTCGGTGAATTCGTTGTCGGTGATGGCGCCGAATGCGGCCGCCTCCCTGGCGAACCGGTCGGCCGCGTCGGGCAACGCGTCGGGACCGTCGAGCCGGAAGCAGCTCGGCGCAAGTGGTCCGAAGAGTAGCGCCCGCTGCAGATCCGGCCAATTCTCCAGTCGCGGCTCGACACCTGCAGCCCGGGCAAAACTGATGGCGGCCAGGTTCATTCGCGTCTTGCGTGGCCCGGCTGCGCGGCACGCGGCGACGGCGTTCCGCTGGTCAGTGTCATGGGCTTCGATGACGCCGCCCCAGCTGTAGGCGATCCATCGGGCCTGCAATTCCAGAGGTACCAAATAGCCACCTGACTGGTCCCACATGCCCATGAAGGCCAGCCCCGGCAGGTCGGGGTGGAAGGTGTACTTGTCGGCGTCGAAGCCACCGGCATCGAGGTTCAGGGTCGCGCGAACGTCGCCGTCGAGGAACGGCAGGCTCAGCGTGAAACCCGTCCCGAACACGATGCCGTCGAATTCGTCGGTGTGCCCGTCACCGAACGTCACTGTGGGTCCGTCGATCGACCGCAGCCACGGCCGGACGCTGATCGATCCTTCCGCGACGGCCGGCAGATAGTTCTGGTTGAGCGTCACGCCGGCGGCAAAGAGTGAATCCGCCGGCCGCGGGGCGCCGTACTGCTCGGGGCTGCCGGCGGATTCGACGACGATCTCCTTGAGCTGGCGGTCGATCTCGGCGACGGGCAGCGCCTCGTCGGCCAGCGCCCCGTATCGCGTGAACATTCGGTGATCCGACGGCACGCCCGCTACGAATTTCGGCAGCACGTAGCGCTGGCGCCGTTGGGTGACCGCGACGTGTTGCGCGCCGTGCCCGGCCATGTCGGCGGCGATCTCGAGGGCACTCACCGCGCACCCCGCGACCAGAACACGCTTGCCTCGATACGCCGCCGGGCCGCGGTATTCATACGAGGAGATCGCGCCGGCTGAGCCGGTGAAGGTATCCAGCCCGGGGACGGGTGGAACGAACGCGGAATGAAACCGGCCGGTGGCGACGACGACCTTGTCGAAGTGTTCGTCCCCACCGCCGTGACTGACCGCCCAGCGCTGCCCGGCGCGCGCGACGGCCTCGACACGAACGCCGAATCGGATGCGGGAGTCCAGCCCGAACAGGCGGGCGTAGCGGTGTAGGTAGTCGAGAATGTCGGCACCCGAGGGGAACACGAGATCGCCGTCGAGGGGCAGGTCGCTGAACGCGGTCAAGATGCGGCTGGTGTTGGTGTGCATGCCTGGCCACACACCGCTTCGCCCGGGCAGTGCGGTCCATTGACCGCCCAGCGTCGGACCCTGCTCGAAGATCGACGGCTCGAAGCCCTGCGACAGCAGCCACCGTGACACCACCAGCCCTGCCGGGCCTGCGCCGATCACTGCGACGTTCCCCGTCATTCGGCGAAGTCTGCCACGGTCTGTCGTACGATCGCCTCGATTTACGAGGGGAGACGGAAATGGGAGTTGGCTGGCGGATTTCGCGCCTGGCGGGTGCGGTACTGGTCGCCGCGGTCGGCTTGGCCAGTCCTGCAGTGGCAGCGCCGCCGCCGACGCCCGGCATTGAGGTCGACGACGAAAGTGGCCGATGCACTGCAGGTTTCGCCGCGCAGGGCAATGACGGCAGCTACTACTTGCTGACCAGCGGGCACTGCGATGCGCACGACGGCTCGGATTGGACATACGGCAGCGACGACACCCTGCTCGGGACTATCAGCGCCAGCGAGGTGAACGGCGACAAGCGCGACGCCGCCATCATCCGCCTTGCCCCACAGGCCGGCGCACCAACGGTGATGTCGGCGGCCGGTACCCGGTGCGGGATGTGCTGGGCGCCAGCCAACCTCACGCCGGTATGCCGTTCTGCAAGGTTGGCGCCGTCACGGGGGAGACGTGCGGCGAGGTCAAAGGCGTCGAGGGCGACGTCGTCGAAGCGAGCGTCTACAGCCTCGAGGGGGACAGCGGCAGTCCGGGCTTCGTCAAGAATCCTGACGGCACCGTGAGTGCGGTCGGCGTCTTGATGTCTTCACCC includes:
- a CDS encoding D-2-hydroxyacid dehydrogenase family protein; this encodes MTSDTGRVRVAVLDDYQNVALEMADWSAVSDRADITVFDDHLSDPDELVARLAPFDVVFVMRERTPLPRSIIERLPKLKMIASTGPFNASIDMAAAEDHGIHVGTTGGTVASTVELTWALILAGARDLVAEACSVRDGGWQTSVGRELSGRVLGVLGLGRIGARVARIGEAFGMQVIAWSQNLTAEAAAEAGATYVDKDELFSRSDVLTIHMKLSERSTGLVGAAELAQLKPTALLVNTSRGPIVDEAALVRALRSTTIKAALDVFDTEPLPQAHPLRTLDNVIATPHIGYVADRPYRIFYRDAVAAIGEWLDRR
- a CDS encoding amidohydrolase family protein, encoding MASIDELQSNLNFTTAKTGADRTVTFLPEPERAERFYTVISVDDHIVEPPDTFEGRVPSKFADRAPRVVDTEDGGQTWMYDGQSLPNVGFNAVVGRPVSEYGFEPARFDEMRRGAWDIHARVKDMDINGVYASLNFPSFLPGFAGQRLQQVTTDRDLAMASVRAWNDWHIEAWAGAYPDRIIPCQLPWLLDPGVGARMIHENAERGFHAVTFSENPALLGLPTIHSGYWEPMMAACAETGTVVNLHIGSSGTSPSTTDDAPPDVPGVLFFAYAISAAVDWLYSGVCTRYPELRICLSEGGIGWVAGLLDRLDHMLSYHEMYGTWKALGERLTPAEVFTRNFRFCAVEDQSSFVQYDRIGADNILLEADYPHCDSTWPHTQRTIREQISGLPDDIIRKVTWENASRLYQHPVPAAVQQDPNAF
- a CDS encoding class II aldolase/adducin family protein encodes the protein MSTSEVRRGGLGVWAPSKTPPIGVDLTDEQKMAIAFRHLAEIGFAENMAGHITWQPDGQTGPDGRSDKPRSEMYVNPWGLWWQELTASDICVVDENAHVVRGRWDVTPAIHIHTEIHRQRPDSRVVIHNHPYYVSLIAALGMLPQLVHQTGALFLDDMYLVEKYDGEIDTPWRAAELAGQIGSANLVILANHGVIATGHDLAAAVYRAVSIERVCRLAYDVLVSGRTPSKMNHGDLVGMRASLIERAADVYWAGAARMTIKADRGVLD
- a CDS encoding class I adenylate-forming enzyme family protein, which codes for MAVDAAATTSAEAARYRAAGWWTDTTLSDCVRRNAAAAPDKAAYIDFSLDPPERALTWPEFDNAATNLAVQLHRRGVAPGDRVAIWHRDSIAIHVLLVAIERCGAVSVGLGARAGVREAAQIMRTAQPSLLISDEGRSPQAAQAGAEAAVPAVVIGAGDLAIEPSPGSMSGLSPVGPDDPFLINSTSGTTGLPKCVVHNQNRWHYFHQKAVANGELTTDDIVLPVIPTPFGFGIWTSHTTPIYLGATTVRIERFDAAATCAAIERHRVTVLCCVSTQLMMILANHASRERDLSSLRVVFTGGEPLPYTQAAQFEELTGVTILQFYGSNETGMLSATTVNDSLHHRLRTAGRIVPEMQVRLFDGDDDVTKSGRGQPVCRGPALSLGYLGGTDHDKLYTKDGWMRMGDICDLDEDGYLVLAGRTSDFILRGGKNISAVAVEEVVASHPAIAVAAAVAMPDPLFGERVCVFAELKNPGDTLELPALVEHLLQQGVSKELLPERLEVLDELPRSSGGKIAKGQLRETIHSILERS
- a CDS encoding zinc-binding alcohol dehydrogenase family protein gives rise to the protein MATMMAIGSFAGLPIDDPQALQDVEIDIPELRPRDVLVEVAAVSVNPVDIKRRQTLEPSSTPVILGFDAAGVVTAVGPDVSTLSVGDEVWYAGDISRPGTNAQLHAVDERIVSRKPRSLSFADAAALPLTTITAWESLFDRFELTRESRGDLLIMGAAGGVGSVMIQLAKALTGVRVIGTASRAESRQWAGDLGADVVIDHHNLRSEALAAAADGIDWVFSPHSAGNVEDYAEILKPFGHVVAIDDPKDLDLMPLKTKSIAWHWEFMFTRALFALPGQQELLAATAQLVDEGIIRSTVTKTIDDFSAAGLREAHKAVESGRMVGKIVVRR
- a CDS encoding NAD(P)/FAD-dependent oxidoreductase is translated as MTGNVAVIGAGPAGLVVSRWLLSQGFEPSIFEQGPTLGGQWTALPGRSGVWPGMHTNTSRILTAFSDLPLDGDLVFPSGADILDYLHRYARLFGLDSRIRFGVRVEAVARAGQRWAVSHGGGDEHFDKVVVATGRFHSAFVPPVPGLDTFTGSAGAISSYEYRGPAAYRGKRVLVAGCAVSALEIAADMAGHGAQHVAVTQRRQRYVLPKFVAGVPSDHRMFTRYGALADEALPVAEIDRQLKEIVVESAGSPEQYGAPRPADSLFAAGVTLNQNYLPAVAEGSISVRPWLRSIDGPTVTFGDGHTDEFDGIVFGTGFTLSLPFLDGDVRATLNLDAGGFDADKYTFHPDLPGLAFMGMWDQSGGYLVPLELQARWIAYSWGGVIEAHDTDQRNAVAACRAAGPRKTRMNLAAISFARAAGVEPRLENWPDLQRALLFGPLAPSCFRLDGPDALPDAADRFAREAAAFGAITDNEFTERERSYWSSVERSRVDDHGAASGK